The sequence TCGGCGGCCGGCGGCATGCGCAACTACCTGATCCTCAAGGAGCGGGCCGCCGCCTTCCGCGCCGACCCGGTGGTCCAGGAGGCGCTGCGCGTCTCCGGCCTGGACGAGCTGGCGCAGACCACGCTGGGCGCCGACGAGTCGCTGGCCGACCTGCTCGCCGACCGCAGCGCGTACGAGGACTTCGACGCGGACGCGGTGGCCGAGCGCGGGATGGCCTTCGAGGCGCTCGACCAGCTCGCCATGGACCACCTGCTCGGCGTGCGCTGAACCGCAGGACCGCTGCACGTCCCCGGTCGGACCGGCGGACCGGCCTGTCGGCCCGTACGCCGGTCCGGGCAACGGACAAGAGTCCCGGACCAACCTGGGGACCGGCTGTGAACAGGCCGTGCGCGGCCTGTTCAAGGAAGAAATCACCTTCCGCTCAGCCGGACCTCATCTCCACGTGCTCTTTCTCAAGGCCCCCTCACTTTCGCCTCACCGCGCCCTCACCGCCGATTCCTAGCGTTGCGCGGCAGTGGGAGCAGGGGCGGACGCCTCGCCCTCCTCGCGTTCGCCCCGCTCTCCGCACCTCACCCCGGTGCACCCCACTGCCTCTCTCTGCCAAACACGAGGAATCGGATGTTCTTCACGTATCTCCGGCGCGAGCTGCGCCGCCGGCGCAAGGCGGCGCTCGTGGTCGCGCTGGGCCTCGCGCTCGGCATCGGCCTCGTCATCACGGTCGACTCGGTCTCGTCCGGCATGGACCAGGCCCAGGGCAAGGTGCTCAAGTCGCTGTACGGCCTGGGCACCGACATGACGGTCACCAAGGCCGCGCCGGCCGCCGGCACCGGTTCCACCACCCGGCCCAAGTTCGACTTCGACGCGAACAGCAACGGCAAGTCGCAGAGCAGCGACCGGGTCACCGTGCAGGGCTTCCAGACCCTGTCCTCCTCGGTGGTCGGCACGGTCGGCAAACAGAAGAACGTCGCGAGCGCGGTCGGCGGGCTCAACCTCCAGGTGCTGAAGATCAACGGCACCTTCACGCCCGGCCAGTTCCAGCAGCGCCAGAGCACCTCCGGTGCGGGCGGCGGGCCCGGCGGCGGCTCCGGCGGCAGCGGCGCGCCGCAGGGCGAGGTCAAGGGCGGCGGCGCGCAGTTCGACGCCAACAGCTACACGCTCTACGGCGTGGACGTCTCCAACCTCTCGCTCGGCCCGCTGACCTCCTCCAAGATCACCTCGGGCACCACCTTCACCGCGGCCGACGCCGACGCGAAGGTGATGGTCGCCGACTCCGCGTACGCCAAGCAGAACAAGCTCAAGGTCGGCTCCACCGTCACCGTCAAGGGCACCAAGTACAAGGTGATCGGCATCGCCACCGCCGACAGCGGCGACGCGGCGGCCAACCTCTACCTGCCGCTGAAGCAGGCGCAGACCCTCTCCTCCTCGGCGAACAAGGTCACCACGGTCTACGTCAAGGCGGCCGACTCCAAGCAGATCTCGGGGGTCAAGTCGGAGATCCAGAAGAACATCTCCGGCACCACCGTCACCACCTCCGCCGACCTCGCCTCCACCGTCTC comes from Streptomyces sp. NBC_00448 and encodes:
- a CDS encoding ABC transporter permease, with the protein product MFFTYLRRELRRRRKAALVVALGLALGIGLVITVDSVSSGMDQAQGKVLKSLYGLGTDMTVTKAAPAAGTGSTTRPKFDFDANSNGKSQSSDRVTVQGFQTLSSSVVGTVGKQKNVASAVGGLNLQVLKINGTFTPGQFQQRQSTSGAGGGPGGGSGGSGAPQGEVKGGGAQFDANSYTLYGVDVSNLSLGPLTSSKITSGTTFTAADADAKVMVADSAYAKQNKLKVGSTVTVKGTKYKVIGIATADSGDAAANLYLPLKQAQTLSSSANKVTTVYVKAADSKQISGVKSEIQKNISGTTVTTSADLASTVSGSLSTASSLATNVGKWLSIAVLIAAFLVAGLLTSSAVSRRVREFGTLKALGWKSGRVTRQVMGEALVNGLIGGVLGIALGLAGAFAVTEISPSLTAQLGSSASSGGTGGPGGGGPGGFGGGARQAASKTLDVALSAPVSAGTIVLAVGLAIGGGLIAGAFGGWRASRLRPADALRRVE